In Methanosarcina barkeri MS, a single window of DNA contains:
- a CDS encoding DUF2180 family protein, with protein MKCYECAKEGKDTDAVGICIACGRGVCKEHLIREETPAWEGSYPIELKPDIEHIKRIMCQSCHEALKENCLFNEVC; from the coding sequence ATGAAATGCTATGAATGCGCTAAAGAAGGCAAAGATACGGACGCAGTTGGGATTTGTATTGCGTGTGGTAGAGGGGTTTGCAAAGAGCACCTTATTCGTGAGGAAACTCCTGCTTGGGAAGGGAGTTATCCAATTGAACTGAAGCCTGACATTGAGCACATTAAAAGAATTATGTGCCAATCTTGCCATGAAGCTCTGAAGGAAAACTGCCTATTTAATGAGGTTTGTTGA
- a CDS encoding DUF5996 family protein: MVNTSFTRDIQFPPLPLEEWEGTKNKLHLFLQIVGKVRLALFPKMNHWWHVPFYVSVRGLTTGPIPYEDMTFEMEFNFRDKEHILRIETSEGDLKTVPLKGLSVAVFYDRVFSSLGELGIMVGIRPVPYDIPEVSTEPFPSDYQHTAYDEEYVNRFWRILVQVCSIFQVFRGWFIGKSSPVHFFWHHADLALTLFSGRSAPVKEGANSVELEASSHEILSFGFWAGDQQIREPAFYAYMHPQPTGFMNEPLSPKEAFWSHHTGLALLRYEDVRNAADSPEKAVLNFLESVYQAGTKKANWDIEALRLPSSEKQLKEKAQKQHKEYADILEKLERPEI; the protein is encoded by the coding sequence ATGGTAAACACTAGCTTTACGCGGGATATTCAATTCCCGCCTTTGCCACTTGAAGAATGGGAAGGTACGAAGAATAAGCTGCACCTGTTCCTGCAAATCGTCGGGAAAGTCAGGCTTGCATTGTTTCCGAAAATGAACCACTGGTGGCATGTGCCGTTTTATGTTTCAGTGCGTGGACTCACGACCGGACCTATTCCTTATGAGGACATGACTTTTGAAATGGAATTTAATTTTCGGGACAAGGAGCATATTTTAAGGATTGAGACCAGCGAAGGAGACTTGAAAACCGTACCTTTAAAAGGGCTTTCAGTTGCCGTTTTTTATGACAGAGTATTTTCAAGTTTGGGCGAGCTTGGGATTATGGTGGGCATCAGGCCTGTGCCTTACGATATCCCTGAGGTAAGTACCGAACCTTTTCCATCTGATTACCAGCATACCGCCTATGACGAAGAATACGTGAACCGTTTCTGGAGAATCCTTGTGCAGGTCTGTTCTATCTTTCAGGTTTTCAGGGGCTGGTTTATAGGGAAAAGTTCGCCTGTGCACTTTTTCTGGCATCACGCTGACCTTGCCCTGACTCTATTTTCAGGCAGGTCTGCGCCTGTCAAGGAAGGAGCAAATTCTGTAGAACTTGAGGCTTCTTCACATGAAATTCTCAGCTTCGGGTTCTGGGCTGGAGACCAGCAGATAAGGGAACCTGCTTTTTATGCTTATATGCACCCGCAGCCAACGGGCTTCATGAATGAGCCGCTAAGCCCAAAAGAAGCTTTCTGGAGCCATCATACCGGGCTTGCACTTTTAAGGTATGAAGATGTCCGAAATGCAGCAGATTCACCGGAAAAAGCGGTTCTGAATTTTCTTGAGAGCGTGTATCAGGCAGGAACAAAGAAGGCGAACTGGGATATTGAGGCTCTCAGGCTTCCGTCATCCGAAAAGCAACTTAAGGAAAAAGCTCAAAAGCAGCACAAAGAATATGCGGATATACTGGAAAAATTGGAAAGGCCGGAGATCTGA
- a CDS encoding MgtC/SapB family protein codes for MTKLAIAFLIGIMVGIEREHRGIEHEIFAGVRTYSITCITGMLAAFVSESKGPGFVYVAALFFGAICCIITYSKIFLFKRIGVTSPISLFFIFVMGVLVGYDYGLFAIISSIVVAFLLIQKQPLHQFAGNLTKDELYNAVQFLAVTFILYPVVPDREFYGVINFRSAILIVILVSLISFLSYVLLRKFGTKRGICYSGFVGGFVNSEATTAALAGLSKRVDEMADPVLTGILLCNISMLIRNLVLALIVDTTGQTTLRMLPPQAVIILASVAIVLRYDKKFCPVDGGELKIESPFSLGQAFKFGFAFTVILIVGSFAYKVAGTAGIYVTALGALVSSSGVIVSVTLLAVSGNISCATAANTAVLASLISTINKILLSKISGSPSLFTLAKKSFGIITVIGTLALLLWNLV; via the coding sequence ATGACAAAACTTGCTATAGCCTTTCTGATAGGGATAATGGTAGGTATAGAAAGGGAGCATAGAGGTATTGAACATGAAATTTTTGCCGGGGTGAGAACCTACAGCATAACCTGTATAACAGGTATGTTAGCTGCTTTCGTGAGTGAGTCAAAAGGACCGGGTTTTGTCTATGTAGCTGCGCTCTTTTTCGGAGCAATCTGCTGCATAATCACCTATTCCAAGATATTCCTCTTTAAACGAATAGGAGTCACCAGTCCTATCAGTCTTTTTTTCATTTTCGTTATGGGAGTACTTGTTGGCTATGATTATGGCCTGTTTGCTATTATTTCTTCAATAGTTGTGGCTTTTCTTCTAATCCAGAAACAGCCTCTTCACCAGTTTGCAGGAAACCTGACTAAGGATGAACTCTATAATGCCGTACAGTTTCTGGCTGTGACTTTTATACTTTATCCAGTGGTGCCGGATAGGGAGTTTTACGGAGTTATAAATTTCAGGTCTGCAATACTTATTGTAATTCTTGTTTCCCTTATCAGTTTTTTAAGTTATGTGCTCCTGAGAAAGTTCGGCACAAAGCGTGGGATCTGTTATTCAGGCTTTGTAGGTGGCTTTGTGAACAGTGAGGCAACAACAGCCGCGCTTGCAGGTCTCTCAAAAAGAGTGGATGAAATGGCTGATCCTGTGCTTACCGGAATCCTGCTCTGTAATATTTCCATGCTCATCCGGAATCTTGTATTAGCCCTGATTGTTGACACAACTGGCCAGACAACTCTTCGTATGCTTCCTCCCCAGGCAGTGATCATCCTTGCTTCCGTAGCAATAGTTCTCAGGTATGATAAAAAATTTTGTCCAGTAGATGGAGGAGAACTTAAAATTGAATCTCCTTTCTCACTTGGGCAGGCGTTTAAATTCGGCTTTGCTTTTACCGTCATTCTGATAGTAGGAAGCTTTGCTTATAAAGTCGCAGGAACTGCTGGAATTTACGTCACTGCCCTAGGCGCTCTTGTTAGCAGTTCGGGAGTGATTGTTTCGGTAACCTTACTTGCAGTAAGTGGAAATATTTCCTGTGCAACCGCAGCGAACACTGCAGTGCTTGCAAGCCTTATTAGCACGATTAACAAGATCCTGCTGTCGAAAATCTCCGGTTCTCCCAGCCTTTTCACTCTTGCAAAGAAGAGTTTCGGGATAATTACAGTTATAGGGACTCTTGCTTTACTTTTATGGAACTTAGTGTGA
- a CDS encoding desulfoferrodoxin FeS4 iron-binding domain-containing protein: protein MGVSAKGERYLCEICGNEVVVEEVGGGTLVCCGQEMTLVDNK, encoded by the coding sequence ATGGGCGTATCTGCTAAAGGAGAAAGATATCTTTGTGAGATATGTGGTAACGAAGTTGTAGTAGAAGAAGTAGGTGGAGGAACTCTTGTTTGTTGCGGCCAGGAAATGACTCTTGTTGATAATAAATGA
- a CDS encoding glycosyltransferase family 2 protein: MSDKLDLSIVVPVFNEGENVGELYNQLNVVLSRLGKTSEIIFVDDGSMDDTFKKLKAIKDSKIKIVRFQRNYGKAAALSCGFKKSRGNFVITLDGDLQDDPKEIPRFLEKLEEYDMVSGWKSKRHDPVSKTLPSKLFNALTRYITGVKIHDFNCGFKGYRNYVVKNVRLYGEFHRYIPALAHWKGYTVGEIEVEHHPRIHGKSKYGVERLLKGFLDLITVTFLNLYKKRPLHIFGGIGFLLIFSAIIINLHLVSLWLMGIKIGDRPLLMLSILITVLGAQFISLGLIGELITNSRNNDDYIIKYDSYELENDR, from the coding sequence ATGTCCGATAAATTAGATCTCTCAATCGTAGTCCCGGTTTTCAATGAAGGAGAAAACGTAGGGGAATTATATAACCAATTGAATGTAGTTCTTTCAAGATTGGGAAAAACATCTGAGATCATTTTCGTAGATGATGGATCTATGGATGACACTTTTAAGAAGTTAAAAGCGATCAAAGATAGCAAAATTAAGATTGTAAGATTCCAGAGGAACTATGGAAAGGCTGCGGCTCTTTCCTGCGGGTTCAAGAAATCACGGGGAAATTTTGTTATTACCTTGGATGGAGACCTGCAGGACGATCCCAAAGAAATCCCTAGATTTCTTGAAAAATTAGAAGAATATGATATGGTTTCAGGCTGGAAGAGTAAAAGGCACGATCCTGTTTCAAAAACCCTTCCCTCAAAATTATTTAATGCTTTGACTCGATATATCACAGGAGTCAAAATTCATGACTTCAACTGTGGATTCAAAGGTTATAGAAACTATGTCGTAAAGAACGTAAGATTATATGGAGAATTCCATCGCTATATTCCAGCTCTAGCACACTGGAAAGGATACACTGTCGGAGAAATTGAAGTCGAACACCATCCTAGAATTCATGGAAAATCAAAATATGGAGTTGAAAGGCTACTTAAAGGCTTTCTGGATCTGATCACAGTAACATTTTTGAATCTATACAAGAAAAGACCCCTTCACATCTTTGGAGGTATCGGCTTCTTACTAATATTCTCAGCAATAATTATAAACCTGCACCTTGTTTCTTTATGGCTCATGGGTATCAAGATCGGAGACAGGCCTCTGCTGATGTTGAGTATATTAATCACGGTTCTTGGAGCTCAATTTATATCCCTTGGCCTGATAGGAGAACTGATCACAAACTCCAGAAATAACGATGATTATATTATAAAGTACGATAGCTATGAACTGGAAAACGATAGGTAA
- a CDS encoding VOC family protein, which yields MTIYRSITKISFCDIMKILQTLSRLYVNDLNSALEFYEELLGSPKAMRFAIPQIGLELVQIENVLLIAGSDEALKLFRSTQATFLVDSLNEFKAYLEEKGAEIIRGPNKVPTGRNMTVKHPDGSVIEYVEHSTLA from the coding sequence ATGACGATTTATAGAAGTATAACAAAAATCAGTTTTTGTGATATAATGAAAATCCTTCAGACCCTCTCTCGTCTCTACGTAAACGATCTCAACTCAGCCCTTGAATTCTACGAAGAACTTCTCGGCTCCCCCAAAGCCATGCGCTTTGCAATCCCGCAAATCGGCCTGGAACTGGTTCAAATAGAAAATGTTTTACTAATAGCCGGTTCGGATGAAGCTCTAAAACTCTTCAGAAGTACGCAGGCTACCTTTCTTGTCGATTCTCTTAATGAATTCAAGGCTTATCTGGAAGAAAAAGGTGCAGAAATTATACGGGGCCCAAATAAGGTCCCGACCGGCAGGAACATGACAGTAAAGCATCCCGATGGCTCGGTAATAGAATACGTGGAACATTCAACCCTGGCCTGA
- a CDS encoding IS701 family transposase — MDINPPKCTDIDYINFLIAASNVFSCTEAARCYPDIANAPSHDAFTRCLQRQPPDTEALWEEVKSYVKLKGGYLIVDDSTLDKPYAEEIAFVRRMWSGKHHRTVKGIGLVTLVWTDGTTVIPIDFRIYNIDVDDKTKNDHFRDMLDKAEERGFNPKFVLFDTWYASVKNLKAIRQKEWHFLTRLKNNRLVNPDNKGNVPLETVDIPPKGRVVHLKAYGFVKVFRIVSKNGDTQHWVTDVQEMDEAKREDLAKKSWKIEEYHRGIKQFCGVEKCQARKEESQRAHIMFSLRAFLRLELQRIKSGISWFESAMKIRRVAVTEYLRNPQYTLN, encoded by the coding sequence ATGGACATAAATCCACCTAAGTGTACCGACATTGACTACATTAATTTTCTCATTGCGGCTTCTAACGTTTTTAGCTGTACTGAAGCTGCTAGATGTTATCCAGACATAGCTAATGCTCCTTCTCATGATGCTTTTACTCGTTGCCTTCAAAGGCAACCTCCAGACACGGAAGCACTATGGGAGGAAGTAAAAAGTTATGTCAAGCTTAAGGGAGGATACCTAATTGTTGATGATTCAACATTAGATAAACCATACGCAGAAGAAATTGCTTTTGTTCGTCGTATGTGGAGTGGAAAACATCATCGTACTGTAAAGGGAATAGGCCTGGTTACCTTAGTTTGGACTGACGGTACAACCGTTATACCTATCGATTTTCGAATTTATAACATCGATGTAGACGACAAAACAAAGAATGACCATTTCCGTGATATGCTTGACAAGGCCGAAGAACGTGGTTTTAATCCCAAATTCGTTTTATTTGATACATGGTATGCAAGTGTGAAAAACCTTAAAGCCATTAGACAGAAAGAGTGGCATTTCCTTACAAGATTGAAAAATAATCGTTTGGTAAATCCTGACAACAAGGGAAATGTGCCACTTGAAACAGTAGATATTCCTCCAAAAGGACGTGTGGTTCACCTCAAAGCATATGGATTTGTAAAGGTGTTTAGGATAGTTTCAAAAAATGGAGACACGCAACACTGGGTTACAGATGTGCAAGAGATGGATGAAGCAAAACGTGAAGATTTGGCAAAGAAGTCATGGAAAATTGAGGAATATCATAGGGGAATAAAACAGTTCTGTGGTGTCGAAAAATGTCAGGCAAGAAAGGAAGAATCACAGAGAGCACATATAATGTTCTCATTAAGAGCTTTTCTTAGACTGGAATTACAAAGAATCAAAAGTGGAATATCCTGGTTTGAAAGTGCTATGAAAATTAGAAGAGTGGCAGTGACAGAATACTTAAGGAATCCCCAATACACGTTAAATTAA
- a CDS encoding DUF2180 family protein has protein sequence MMKCYDCAEENKENEAVGVCIVCGKGLCIDHIKEVELPMKGGYPLPHLTLKKDLPRMMCRECIDATIGDIGCV, from the coding sequence ATGATGAAGTGTTATGATTGCGCTGAAGAAAATAAAGAAAACGAGGCAGTAGGGGTTTGCATCGTCTGTGGAAAAGGTCTCTGTATAGATCATATCAAAGAAGTAGAGTTACCTATGAAAGGAGGATATCCACTTCCCCATTTGACACTAAAGAAAGATCTTCCCAGAATGATGTGTCGTGAGTGCATTGATGCCACTATTGGGGACATAGGCTGCGTCTAA
- a CDS encoding site-specific integrase, translating into MYKLGAKKFLNYLSEELEQPGIRKLAESLKINRGVVTRKLPEDILTEEEVAYLIDTATGTKNRAIIAVLYESGGRLGKLIPYRVKDVNFNSHSCKLTFPKGKTGARAIQLV; encoded by the coding sequence ATGTACAAGCTCGGCGCTAAAAAGTTCCTCAACTATCTTAGTGAAGAACTCGAGCAGCCAGGCATACGTAAGCTTGCAGAAAGTCTGAAAATTAATCGTGGTGTGGTGACCCGAAAGTTGCCAGAAGATATTTTGACTGAGGAAGAGGTCGCATATCTGATTGATACCGCAACTGGAACCAAAAACAGGGCAATCATTGCTGTCCTGTATGAGTCTGGCGGTAGGCTTGGAAAACTGATTCCATATAGAGTCAAGGATGTAAATTTCAATAGTCATAGCTGCAAGCTAACTTTTCCTAAAGGTAAAACAGGTGCTCGGGCTATACAACTCGTGTAA
- a CDS encoding NADH-quinone oxidoreductase subunit B family protein, which translates to MTLAKSPWIIHVNCNSCNGCDIEVIACLTPLYDAERFGVLNIGTPKQADIMVVTGAVNYKNVDVLVNIYNQIPDPKVVIAVGACASTGGIFHSCYNVIGGVDQVIPVDIYVPGCCPRPEAILDGIMAALPILEDKKKKNIKGKEVKLKRNEAPVPGDSLGTPR; encoded by the coding sequence ATGACGTTAGCAAAATCTCCATGGATTATACACGTGAATTGTAACAGTTGTAATGGCTGTGATATTGAAGTAATAGCTTGTCTTACTCCTTTATATGACGCTGAAAGATTTGGTGTGTTAAACATCGGTACCCCCAAACAAGCAGATATAATGGTGGTTACAGGCGCAGTGAATTACAAAAATGTGGACGTGCTTGTAAATATCTATAACCAGATTCCTGATCCAAAAGTTGTTATAGCAGTCGGCGCCTGTGCATCCACAGGTGGAATTTTCCATAGCTGTTATAATGTAATAGGCGGAGTGGACCAGGTTATACCCGTAGACATATATGTTCCAGGCTGCTGCCCAAGACCTGAAGCTATACTTGATGGAATCATGGCGGCTCTTCCAATTCTAGAAGATAAGAAGAAAAAGAATATCAAAGGAAAAGAGGTAAAACTCAAAAGAAATGAGGCACCGGTACCTGGTGATTCCCTGGGCACGCCACGCTGA
- a CDS encoding helix-turn-helix transcriptional regulator produces the protein MKLRFYILCTAALLALAISPTSGVPFLADGNITATIHGATYAWDTLESLNDTVISINSNPPQSVLAKDGTYSFELGPGDYVITARYYRNSTIVYSKEATLKIEEEGNYVFDLLLYPVSENPVKETAEDKISNVNNVNPTEKTRNDFFTVSHLPVALLVLFLFGGGYKLSRKRKKMKINRSQEGKFYTSRLLTNALAKIPGSGIKLGVKNTQEAVSVKKTVIEPGEPGIKITDNSKIETDDLRRSPLTKDLREVLDVIRGHRGRITQKDLRSRLDYSEVKVSLMLSELEKRGLIQKFKHGRENIVILTDEDHR, from the coding sequence ATGAAACTGAGGTTTTACATTCTGTGCACTGCTGCTCTACTCGCTTTAGCGATATCTCCTACTTCAGGAGTACCTTTCTTAGCAGACGGCAACATCACTGCAACGATCCATGGGGCTACATATGCATGGGATACTCTTGAATCCCTCAATGACACTGTGATTAGCATCAATTCTAATCCTCCTCAATCAGTACTGGCAAAAGATGGTACTTATTCCTTTGAACTCGGACCCGGAGACTATGTTATTACAGCCAGGTATTACCGGAACAGCACTATAGTCTATTCAAAAGAAGCAACTTTGAAAATTGAAGAGGAGGGAAACTATGTCTTTGATCTCCTGCTTTATCCTGTCTCCGAAAATCCGGTAAAGGAAACAGCCGAAGACAAAATAAGTAATGTCAATAACGTTAATCCCACCGAAAAAACCAGGAATGACTTTTTTACTGTAAGCCATCTACCAGTAGCCCTCCTGGTTCTTTTTCTGTTCGGCGGAGGTTATAAACTTTCCAGAAAGCGGAAAAAGATGAAAATAAACAGGTCTCAGGAAGGGAAGTTCTATACATCCAGGCTTCTGACAAATGCCCTTGCTAAAATCCCTGGTTCTGGAATAAAGTTGGGGGTCAAAAACACCCAAGAGGCAGTTTCAGTAAAGAAAACAGTAATAGAGCCAGGTGAGCCAGGAATAAAAATTACAGATAATTCCAAAATTGAGACCGATGATTTAAGAAGATCTCCTCTTACTAAGGATCTCCGAGAAGTCCTTGATGTGATTCGGGGCCACAGGGGTAGAATTACGCAAAAGGATCTACGCAGCAGGCTTGATTATTCCGAAGTGAAAGTCAGCCTCATGCTTTCAGAACTGGAAAAGAGAGGCCTGATTCAGAAGTTCAAGCATGGGCGTGAGAATATTGTGATTTTAACAGATGAGGATCACAGATAA
- a CDS encoding metallophosphoesterase, with protein sequence MKILAISDPHGDYSKIKEMIEKAGDFDLVVIAGDITNFGPDEKVEELMEMFDKPVLAIPGNCDYKSILKALDASKATNLHGKAEQIGNIRFIGLGGSNPTPFNAPFELSEEEIENSLEGMVCSAENDKDCDTIVLLTHAPPYGARDELPFGHVGSTAIQKFLDRVDLIVCGHIHEAKGLEKVGKTVVVNPGEACKGSCTLITLGEKEENKPIEVEFIEV encoded by the coding sequence ATGAAGATACTGGCTATTTCTGACCCCCACGGGGATTATTCGAAGATAAAAGAAATGATTGAAAAGGCAGGGGATTTTGACCTTGTAGTCATTGCCGGGGACATTACCAATTTTGGGCCCGATGAGAAGGTTGAAGAATTAATGGAAATGTTTGACAAACCTGTACTTGCGATTCCGGGTAATTGCGACTATAAGAGCATCTTAAAAGCCCTTGACGCTTCTAAAGCTACTAACCTGCACGGAAAAGCCGAACAAATAGGAAATATCAGGTTTATAGGTCTGGGCGGCTCAAATCCCACCCCTTTCAATGCTCCCTTTGAGTTATCCGAAGAAGAAATTGAAAATTCCCTTGAAGGAATGGTCTGCTCTGCCGAAAATGACAAAGATTGCGACACCATAGTGCTTCTGACGCATGCCCCACCTTACGGTGCAAGGGATGAACTTCCTTTCGGACACGTGGGCAGCACAGCTATCCAGAAATTCCTTGACCGGGTTGACCTGATCGTCTGCGGGCACATCCATGAGGCAAAAGGCCTGGAGAAGGTTGGAAAGACTGTGGTGGTAAACCCTGGCGAAGCATGTAAAGGTTCCTGCACACTGATAACCCTCGGAGAAAAGGAGGAAAACAAACCTATTGAGGTTGAATTTATAGAGGTGTAA
- a CDS encoding carboxymuconolactone decarboxylase family protein yields the protein MADHKTVTESIEKKMGFKPQILETLEELDPDFLTKYRRCDGKLLSDGALPAKTKILMALAVVASKQCEACTVAQMKSALNHGVTKEEIMEAMEVIFITSGAPAVAACREALKLLK from the coding sequence TTGGCAGACCATAAAACAGTAACAGAGAGTATAGAAAAGAAAATGGGATTTAAGCCCCAGATCTTAGAAACACTTGAAGAACTTGATCCTGATTTTCTTACAAAGTACAGACGTTGTGATGGAAAATTATTATCTGATGGAGCTCTGCCTGCAAAAACAAAAATCCTTATGGCTCTTGCAGTTGTGGCATCTAAGCAGTGTGAGGCCTGTACAGTGGCACAGATGAAAAGTGCTCTTAATCATGGAGTTACTAAGGAAGAAATCATGGAAGCTATGGAAGTTATCTTTATCACCTCAGGAGCTCCGGCTGTTGCTGCTTGTCGTGAAGCCCTGAAATTATTGAAATAA
- a CDS encoding tetratricopeptide repeat protein gives MDNDMIEELRKIVVESLQSEEGNLNKAVDLAINFSTKNLISFDQLLDLSTLCGSEGSYELVYIFAKTAASLSTGPEKAVAHYNAGTASYFLNLPMEAEEQYKLALEADPNDASTHSNYGILLKQMGSFRDAEKQYKLALEADPSHVSTHSNYGNLLSDMGRHEEAEEQYKLALKADPKHVNTHSNYGNLLQKMGRRDEAEEQYKLALKADPNHLNTHSNYGNLLLDMGRLEEAEKQYIIALEADPNNVNIRSSYGNLLSDMGRLKEAEKQYIIALEADPNNVNIRSNYGNLLLDMRRLEEAEKQYKLILEVDPRNVNTRSNYGNLLSDSGCLEEAEEQYKLALEADPKHVNTQSNYGILLQKMGRIEEAKQRYEKALEMRQKLFNKDPENVAYQSDVAMTINNLGALLSDMGRIEEAKQKYEKALEIRQKLLQKDPENVAYQSYVGTTLNNLGTLLSDMGRVEEAKQRYEKALEMRQKLLQKDPENVAYQSDVAMTINNLGALLSDMGHIEEAKQRYEKALEMRQKLFNKDPKNVAYQSYVGTAFNNLAGIYRDMGRYEEAMNLYHKSLDIREKLLGLGHSDVANTLNNIAVLYRETGRYEQALETFNRALEILKNTYGSEHPDVANTLNNIAVLYGETGKYEQALETFNRALEILENIYGPEHPDVAITLNNMAVLYREMRRYKEALKMFNRALKILESVYGSGHPYIQKIQRNIISINKNTGK, from the coding sequence ATGGATAATGATATGATAGAAGAACTGCGGAAAATTGTAGTTGAATCTCTGCAATCTGAAGAAGGAAATTTAAACAAAGCAGTTGACCTTGCAATTAACTTCTCAACAAAAAATTTGATTTCTTTTGATCAGTTATTAGATCTGAGCACTCTCTGTGGATCGGAAGGATCCTATGAATTAGTATATATATTTGCAAAGACCGCTGCAAGCTTATCAACAGGACCTGAAAAAGCAGTTGCTCATTATAATGCGGGAACAGCTTCTTACTTTTTGAACCTACCTATGGAAGCAGAAGAACAGTATAAGCTTGCTCTGGAAGCAGACCCCAATGATGCAAGCACACACTCAAATTATGGAATTCTCCTGAAACAAATGGGGAGCTTTAGGGATGCAGAGAAACAATATAAGCTTGCTCTGGAAGCAGACCCCAGTCATGTCAGTACACATTCTAATTACGGAAATCTCCTTTCAGATATGGGACGCCATGAGGAAGCAGAAGAACAATATAAACTTGCTCTGAAAGCAGATCCTAAACATGTCAACACACACTCGAATTACGGTAATCTCCTCCAAAAAATGGGGCGACGCGATGAAGCAGAAGAACAATATAAGCTTGCTCTGAAAGCAGATCCCAATCATCTCAACACGCATTCTAATTACGGAAATCTTCTTTTGGATATGGGACGCCTTGAGGAGGCAGAAAAACAGTATATAATTGCTCTGGAAGCAGACCCCAATAATGTCAACATACGCTCAAGTTACGGTAATCTCCTTTCGGATATGGGACGCCTTAAGGAAGCAGAAAAACAGTATATAATTGCTTTGGAAGCAGACCCCAATAATGTCAACATACGCTCAAATTACGGTAATCTCCTTTTGGATATGAGACGTCTTGAGGAGGCAGAAAAACAATATAAACTTATTCTTGAAGTCGACCCCAGAAATGTCAACACACGCTCAAATTACGGTAATCTCCTTTCAGATTCGGGATGCCTTGAGGAAGCAGAAGAACAGTATAAACTTGCTCTGGAAGCAGATCCCAAACATGTCAACACACAATCAAATTATGGAATTCTCCTTCAAAAAATGGGGCGCATTGAAGAGGCGAAACAAAGATACGAAAAAGCACTCGAAATGAGGCAAAAACTCTTCAATAAAGACCCCGAAAACGTAGCCTATCAGTCAGATGTAGCAATGACAATCAACAATTTAGGTGCCTTACTTTCTGATATGGGGCGCATTGAAGAGGCAAAACAAAAATACGAAAAAGCACTCGAAATAAGGCAAAAACTCCTCCAAAAAGACCCCGAAAACGTAGCTTATCAATCTTACGTAGGAACGACGCTCAACAATTTAGGTACCTTACTTTCTGATATGGGGCGAGTTGAAGAGGCAAAACAAAGGTACGAAAAAGCACTTGAAATGAGGCAAAAACTCCTCCAAAAAGACCCCGAAAACGTAGCCTATCAGTCAGATGTAGCAATGACAATCAATAATTTAGGTGCTTTACTTTCTGATATGGGGCACATTGAAGAGGCAAAACAAAGGTACGAAAAAGCACTTGAGATGAGGCAAAAACTCTTTAATAAAGACCCCAAAAACGTAGCCTATCAATCTTACGTAGGGACTGCATTCAACAATCTAGCAGGAATCTACAGAGATATGGGAAGATATGAAGAAGCAATGAACCTGTATCATAAATCTCTTGATATCCGTGAAAAATTGTTGGGGCTAGGACATTCTGATGTTGCAAATACTCTAAACAATATAGCTGTTCTCTACAGAGAAACTGGAAGATATGAGCAGGCCCTTGAAACGTTTAATCGTGCACTAGAAATCCTGAAGAATACTTATGGATCAGAGCATCCTGATGTTGCAAATACTCTAAACAATATAGCTGTTCTCTACGGAGAAACTGGAAAATATGAACAGGCCCTTGAAACGTTTAATCGTGCACTAGAAATCCTGGAGAATATTTACGGACCAGAGCATCCTGATGTTGCAATCACTCTAAACAACATGGCTGTTCTCTATAGGGAAATGAGAAGATATAAAGAAGCTCTCAAAATGTTTAATCGTGCACTCAAAATCCTGGAGAGCGTTTATGGATCAGGCCACCCTTATATTCAAAAAATTCAAAGAAATATAATTAGTATTAACAAAAATACTGGTAAATAA